One Candidatus Nanopelagicales bacterium genomic window, CGCCGCACCCCCGGGCGAGGCGTCACTCGGTGACGGTCACGCCCATCTGGCGCGCGGTGCCCTCGATGATCTTCATCGCGGCGTCCACGTCGTTGGCGTTGAGGTCGGGCATCTTGGTCTCGGCGATCTCGCGGACCTGGGCGCGGGTGATCGACCCGACCTTGGTCTTGTGCGGGACGCCGGAGCCCTTCTCCAGGCCGGCGGCCTTGAGGATGAGCTTGGCCGCGGGCGGGGTCTTCAGCGTGAAGGTGAACGAGCGGTCCTCGTACACCGTGATCTCGACCGGGATGACCTGGCCGCGCTGACCCTCGGTGGCCGCGTTGTAGGCCTTGCAGAACTCCATGATGTTGACGCCGTGCTGGCCGAGGGCCGGGCCGACCGGAGGGGCCGGGTTGGCCTGGCCAGCCTGGATCTGGAGCTTGATCAGGCCGGCGACCTTCTTCTTGGGGGGCATTGTCGGGTCCTTCGTCGGTGGTGGTGCATCCCGCGGGCGTCGGCCCGCGGGGGGTCTGTGGGTGGGGCGCTAGTTCTTCTGGATCTGGTTGAACGCGAGCTCGACCGGCGTCTCCCGGCCGAAGATCTCGACCAGGCCGGTCACCTTCTGCGCCTCGATGTTGATCTCGGAGATCGTCGCGTGCAGCGTGGCGAACGGACCGTCCACGACGGTGACGGAGTCGCCGACGTTGAAGTCCACCTCCACGACCTCGGCGGGCGCCCCGGTCGGACCGGCCGCGGCCACCCCGACCTTCTTCTCCGGCTCCGGCGCGAGGATCGCGGTGACCTCGTCCAGCGACAGCGGCGACGGCTGGTGGCCGTGGCCGACGAAGCCGGTCACCCCGGGGGTGTGGCGCACGGCGCCCCACGACTCGTCGGTGAGGTCCATCCGGACGAGGACGTAGCCGGGGAACTTGTTGCGCCGGACCTGCTTGCGCTGACCGGCCTTGATCTCCGTCACCTCCTCCATCGGGACCTCCACCTGGAAGATGTAGTCCTCCATGTTGAGCGAGGTGATCCGCGACTCGAGGTTGGTCTTCACCTTGTTCTCGTAGCCGGCGTAGGAGTGCACGACGTACCAGTCGCCCGGCGCCAGCCGCATCGCGTCCCGGAAGGCGACGACCGGGTCGACGTCCTCCTCGGCCTCGGCCACGATCTCCTCGGCCACGATCTCCTCGGCCACGGCCTCGGCCACGATCTCTTCGGCGACGGCCTCGGCCACGACCTCCTCGACGACCTCCTCGGCCGCCTGTGCCGCCAGCGACTCCGCCGCGGCCTCGGCGTGGGCGGCGACCACCTCGTGGTCGATCGCGGACTCCAGGTCCCCGTCCGCCAGCGCGGCCTCCGCCTCGGCGTGCGCCTCCTCGGCGACGGCCAGGTCGGTCAGCGCCGCCTCCGCCGCGTCCACCGCGTCGTCCACGCCCAGCGCCTCGGCGACCTCCGCCACCTCGGCCACGGCCACGGCCTCGGCCAGGTCGTCCACCGCGGCGGCCTCGACGTCGAGCGCCGCGTCGGCGGCCGGCAGGTCGTCGGTCGCGGGCACGTCGTCGGGCGAAGGCGTCACGTCGGACACGGGTGTCTGGTCTCCTCGCGGGGTCGGTCGGGTCGGGGTGCGGGGTCGGGCGGGTCAGCCGCCGAAGATGGCGAGCACGCCCCGGGTGAACCCGTAGTCGAGCAGCGCCACGATCCCGGCCATCGCCAGCACGAACACGATCACGACCCAGGTGTAGGTGATGAGCTCCTTGCGCGTGGGCCAGATGACCTTGCGCAGCTCGGCCACGACCTGGCGCAGGAACAGCGCGATCCGCTGGAAGAACGACAGGTCCTTCGAGCCGCTGCCGGACGAGCCCGAGGAACCACCGCGGTCGGGCCTGGTGGTGCCGGTGTCGCTCACGTGTCCTCCGGTCCGTCGCGCCGCGGCGCGTCGGGTCTGCTGCGGTCGTCGGTCGTGCTGGGTCGTGCGTGCTGGGTCGTGCGTGCGGGTGGTGCTGCCGTCGCGGGGACGGGGTGCCCCCGGGGTCGGGAGCGGTCGTGCGCAGTGCAGGGCCGGAGGGACTCGAACCCCCAACCACCGGTTTTGGAGACCGGGACTCTGACCAATTGAGCTACGGCCCTCCGGTGGGTCGCGCGTCCGGCGGCGGGCAGGCTGCCGCCGGGGTGACGATCCACCGAGAGGCCGAGTGTACGGGGCCACCTCGGCGAGGGTCCAATCCCGTCCGGGCCGGTGGATCCGGGGCCGTGGATCCGAGGCCGCGGATCTGCCGTGACCGGGGCGGGTCGCCCCTGCCAGGATGCCCCCATGACCGACGCCGCACCCGCCCCCCGCATCTCCCGCCGGATCGGCGCGATCGCCGAATCCGCGACGCTGGCGGTCGACGCCAAGGCCAAGGCGCTGAAGGCGGCCGGGCGACCGGTCATCGGGTTCGGCGCCGGCGAGCCGGACTTCCCCACCCCGGACTACGTCGTCGAGGCCGCCGCCGCGGCCTGCCACGACCCGAAGTGGCACCGCTACACCCCCGCCGGCGGCCTGCCGGAGCTGAAGGAGGCGGTGGCGGCCAAGACCGTCCGGGACAGCGGCTACTCGGTGTCGGCCGGGCAGGTCCTCATCACCAACGGGGGCAAGCAGGCCCTCTACAACGCCTTCGCGGCGCTGCTGGACCCCGGGGACGAGGTGCTGCTGCCGGCGCCGTACTGGACCACCTACCCGGAGTCGATCGCGCTGGCCGGCGGCGTCCCCGTGGTGGTCCCCACCGACGAGTCCTCCGGCTACCGGGCGACGGTGGAGCAGCTCGAGGCGGCCCGGACCCCCCGGACCACCATGCTGGTGTTCGTCTCCCCGTCCAACCCCACCGGCGCGGTCTACCCGCCCGAGCAGGTCGAGGCGATCGGCCGCTGGGCCGCCGACGCCGGCATCTGGGTGGTCACCGACGAGATCTACGAGCACCTGGTCTACGGCAGCGCCCGGTTCTCCTCCATGCCGGTGCTGGTGCCCGAGCTGGCCGACCGCTGCGTGGTCGTCAACGGCGTGGCGAAGACGTACGCCATGACCGGCTGGCGGGTGGGCTGGATGATCGGCCCGCAGGACGTGGTCAAGGCCGCGACCAACCTGCAGTCGCACGCCACGTCCAACGTGGCCAACGTGTCCCAGGTGGCCGCGCTGGCCGCGGTCCGCGGGGACCTGGCCGCGGTCGAGGAGATGCGGGTCGCGTTCGACCGGCGCCGGCTCACCATCGTGTCGCTGCTCAACGAGATCCCGGGGGTCACCTGCCCGATGCCGGAGGGGGCGTTCTACGCCTACCCCTCGGTGCGCGGGGTGCTGGGCCGGGAGATCCGGGGCCGGCGACCGGCGTCGTCCGCCGACCTCGCGGCGCTGATCCTGGACGAGGCCGAGGTCGCGGTCGTGCCCGGGGAGGCGTTCGGGACCCCCGGCTACCTACGGCTGTCGTACGCGCTCGGCGACGACGACCTGGCCGAGGGCGTGGGCCGGATCGGGGCCCTGCTGGCCGAGGCGCAGGACTAGGGCGGACCGGGCCGGCGTCCCGCGACGAGGCGCCGGTCAGACGTACATGGCGTGCGCGCCGTCGTAGCGCGCCATGAACGTCGCCACGCTGACCGCGTCGTCGACCATCGGGTCGAGGTCGTCGAGGCTGGCGTCGAGCAGCGCGAGGCTGGACTTGCAGGCGTGCACGTGCACCACGCCGATCTCGCGCGCCTCGCGCAGCACCTCCGCCCACCGCGGCACGTCCGGGTCGGCGAGCCGGCGGGTCACCAGGTCCCCGGGGCCCCCGCCGACACCGGCGACCGCCGGCACCGGGGCGTCGACCGCGCTGCTCAGGAAGGCCGCCAGGCCGGAGTGCACGAGCAGCACGTCGGTCTCGACGCCCGCCGCCGCGGCGCCCGCCACCAGCTGGGCGGCGGCGTGCAGCCGGTCCGGCTCGTCCGAGCCGAGCACCAGCGACAGCCGCTCCGTCATGTCCCACCCCCGGGCCTCGTGCGCATCCCGATCAGGGTCCCCGCGCGGGCTGGGCCGCGGTCAGGGTCGGCCGTCCCGGTGGGCCGGGACCTGCGGCCCCTTCCCCAGGTCCCGGGGTCCCGGGACCTGCGGCGCACGACGAAAGACCCTGGCGCTCGATCACAGCGGGCCGAGGTCGCACCCCACCAGCACCGGTTCGGGCTCCAGCACCACGCCGAAGCGACGGGCCACCTCGGCCCGGACGTCGGCGGCCAGGGCGAGCAGGTCCGCGGTGCTCGCGCCCCCGCGGTTGGTCAGCGCGAGGGCGTGCTTGTCCGACACCCCGGCCGCCGGCCGCCCGGCCAGGCCGTAGCCCCGGCCGCGGCCGGCCCGGTCGATCAGCCAGGCCGCGCTGGTCTTGACCCGGCCGTCCGCGACCGGGAAGCGGGGCGCGTCGCCGGGCAGCGCGGCCGCGGCGTCGGCGTCGAGCACGGGGTTGGTGAAGAAGGAGCCGGCGCTCCAGGTGTCGTGGTCGTCGGGGTCGAGCACCATGCCCTTCCCCCGGCGCAGCGCCAGCACCGCGTCGCGCACCTCGCCCAGCGGGGCCCGATCGCCCAGGCCCACCCCGAGCCGGGCCGCGAGCTCGGCGTAGCGCACCGGGGCCGACATCGACCCCGGCCGCAGCTGCAGGGCGACCTCCAGGACCACGAACCGCCCCGGCTCGGCCTTGAAGCGTGACCACCGGTAGCCGAAGCCGCACTCGGCCAGCGGGAGCATGCGCACCCGGCGCTCGACCCGGTCCAGCACGCGCACCCGGGCCAGGGTGTCCGCGACCTCCTGGCCGTAGGCGCCGACGTTCTGGATCGGAGCGGCACCGGTGCGACCCGGGATCCCCGCCAGGGCCTCGATCCCGGACCACTCCTCCGCGACCGCCCGCGCCACCAGGTCGTCCCACGGCTCCCCCGCGGCCACGGTCACCCAGGCGCCGGCGCAGCCGTCGACCTCCGCGTGCACACCCCGGGTGCGCACCGCCACGACGGTGCCGTCGACGCCGTCGTCGGACACCACGACGTTGGACCCGTCGCCCAGGACCAGCACCGGCTCACCGGCGGCGTCGGCGGCGGAGACCACCTCGACCAGGTCGGCCTCGGTGTCGACCTCGACCAGCCGGCGGGCCGGGCCGCCGAGCCGCAGCGTGGTCAGCCCGGCCAGGGGCACGGCGTACGAGGTGCGGGCCACTCAGGCCAGCCGCACCACGGCCGCGGCCTTGGCCAGCACGGTCTGACCGGCGCTGGTGGCGGTCAGGGCGACGCGGACCAGGTTGTCCGGCAGCTTCTCGGCCACCGTCGCGGACACCTCGATCACGGCCCCGGCGTCGTCGTCCGGGACGACCACGGGCCGGGTGAAGCGCACGCCGTACTCGACCACCGCGCCGGGGTCCCCGACCCAGTCGGTGACCACGCGACCGGCCTGCGCCATGGTGAACATGCCGTGCGCGATCACGTCCGGCAGGCCGACGGACTTGGCGATCCGCTCGTTCCAGTGGATGACGTTGAAGTCGCCGCTGGCCCCGGCGTACATGACCAGGTTGATGCGCTGCACGGGGAAGGACCGCGACGGCAGCTCGGTGCCGACCTCGACGGAGTCGTACGTGACGCTGGCGGCCACGGCTCAGCCCTCCTCGCCCGCGGCGGTGCCGCGGGACACGATCACGTTGTAGAGGGTGACGACGTGCTCGCCGTCGACGGTGTCGACCTCGGAGCGGGTGGTCAGCAGGTCGTTGCCCGCGGCCTGCCGGATCTCCTCGATCGACGTGGTGACCGTCACCTCGTCGCCGGCGCACAGCGGGCGCGCGTAGACGAACCGCTGCTCGCCGTGCACGACCCGGGCGTAGTTGAGGCCGAGGTCCGGGTCGAACATCGCCACCGCCATCGCCCGCATGCCCAGCACGAACGGGAACGTGGGCGGGCACACCAGGTCGGGGTGGCCGAGGGCGCGGGCGGCCGTCACGTCGTGGTAGGCCGGGTTCTGGTCGCCGATGGCGGTCGCGAACTCGCGCACCTTCTCGCGGCCCACCTCGTACGGCGGGCTCGGCGGATAGGTCTTGCCGACGAACTCGGGGTTCAGTGCCACGGCGGCGAACCTACCCCGTCAGGACCGGGGCGGACCCGAGGGTCAGCGGGTCTCCTTGTGCACCGTGTGCTTGTTGCACGTCGGGCAGAACTTCTTCACCTCGAGCCGGTCGGGGTCGTTCCGCCGGTTCTTCTTGGTGATGTAGTTGCGGTTCTTGCAGTCCTGGCAGGCCAGGGTGATCTTCGGACGGACGTCGGTCGCCTTGGCCACGGGAGTGCCTTTCCTCGCTTCGGTGGTGCGTGGGTGCCTTCGGACGGCACCCGGTCGGGACGGGGTAGCGGAGGCCGGATTTGAACCGGCGACACAGCGATTATGAGCCGCTTGCTCTGCCTGGCTGAGCTACTCCGCCGTGCGGTCGCCCCCCGCCGAGGCGGGGGCCGACCTGTCGAGCCCCAATACGGAATCGAACCGTAGACCTTCTCCTTACCATGGAGACGCTCTGCCGACTGAGCTATTGGGGCACAGCGATCGGCAAGGGTACACGCACCGGCCGGGGTACCCGAAATCGGCGGATCGCCCTGTCCCGTGGTCGACTGGGGCCATGCCCTCCCTGCGTCCGAGCCGCTGGACCGCGGCCGACATCCCCGACCTCGCCGGCCGACGCGCCGTCGTCACCGGAGCCAGCTCCGGCATCGGCCTCGAGGCCGCCGCCGAGCTCGCCGGCCACGGCGCCGAGGTGACCCTCGCGGTCCGCGACGCCGCCCGCGGGGCGGCCGCCGCGGAGGAGATCACCCGCCGCTTCCCCGGTGCCCGGGTGGAGGTGGGGCTGCTCGACCTGGCCGACCTGGGCAGCGTGCGCGCGTTCGCCCGCGACTGGCCGGCGGCGCACCCGGGCGGGCTGGACCTGCTGGTCAACAACGCCGGGGTGATGGCGATCCCCCGGCGGGAGAGCGCCGACGGCTACGAGCTGCAGCTCGCCACCAACCACCTCGGCCACGTCGCCCTCACCCTGGCGCTGCTGCCGGCCCTGGCCGAGCGCCCCGGCTCCCGGGTGGTGACCGTCTCGTCCGGGGCGCACCGCTTCGGCCGGATCCGCTTCGACGACCTGATGGGGCTCACCTCGTACTCGCCGTGGGCGGCGTACGGCCAGTCCAAGCTGGCCAACCTGCTGTTCGCGTTCGAGCTGCAGCGCCGGCTGGAGGCCGCCGGGCTGCCGGTGTCGTCGATGGCGGCGCACCCCGGGTACGCCGCCACCAACCTGCAGGCGGTCGGCCCGCGGATGGTCGGCTCCCGGGTCCGGGAGGCGGCCATGGGGGTGGCCAACCGGGTGCTGGCCCAGTCCGCCGCGATGGGCGCGCTGCCGACCCTGTACGCGGCCACCGAGCCGGGCCTGCCCGGCGGCAGCTACGTCGGCCCGGACGGGTTCGCCGAGCAGCGCGGCCACCCGCGCGTGGTGCGGGCGTCGGCCGCGGCGTACGACGAGGACGCGGCCCGACGGCTGTGGGACGTCAGCCTCGAGCTCACCGGGGCCGACCCCGGCCCGCTGGCCCCCTGATCTTCCGCTTGTGGTGGCGGGTGGGTGAGCGGGTGCTGGAGGAACCCGCCCCCCCAGGAGGGGGGGGGGGGGGGCGGGGCGGGCGGGGCCCCCCCGCCCGGGGCGGGGGGGGGGGCCCCCCGCCCCCCCCGGGGGGGTTGGCGTGGGGGGGTCGGGGGGGGAGGGACGGGGCGGGCGTGGGGCGTCAGCCGGGGTAGACCGGCGCGGTGCCCTGGGTGCGCGGCCGCCACAGCCCCGACGACGACTGGTAGACGCGGCCGTCCCCGGCGCCCACGAGCAGCGGCTGCGCCGGTGCCGCGGCGACGTACCGGGGGTCCTCCGGCGCGCCGAGGGCGCGCAGCGTGCCCCGCGCGACGTCGACCAGGAAGACCTGGGTCGGCCCGGCCCCGTCGGAGGCCAGCACGGCCAGCGTCTCCGGCCCCTCCCAGACCACGTCGTCCACCTCGGACAGCCGGGTCTCCACCCGTTGCGGCCCGGCGATGCGGACGTCCGCGCCCCGGCGCTCGATCCGGGCCACCTGCAGCAGGGTCCGGGTCCCGCGACGCAGCACCAGCGCGGCCCGGGTGCCGTCCCGGGACAGCGCCAGGTCCAGCACGGTCGCGTCGTCCGGCAGGCCGTCGACCGCGACCGGGGTCACGGTGCCGTCGGCGGCGACCCGCTGCACGACGCCGGTGCCGTCCACCGTCCACGCGGTCGCGGTGCGGTCCAGCGCCGGGGCGGACAGCCCCTCGGACACCAGTCGCTCCGTCAGCGCCCCCCCGGGCTCGACCTCCCCGGTGTACAGCCGGGCCCCGTCCGGCGACACGGCGGCCAGCGCGGTCCCGTCGGCGGACAGCGCCACCGTGCCCAGCGGCGGGTCGCCCTCGCCCGCGGCCCCGGACACCGGCTGCGGGCCGGTGGTCCCCAGCCGCAGCAGGGCCTGGTCGCGGACGACGTACGGCGTGGTCCCCGGCGCGAGGCCCGCGGGGTCGACGTTCGGCCAGGAGTCGCGCGGCTGCGGGGAGGTCGCGCCGGGGACGACGTACGGCTGGCCCGAGACGGTGAGGTCCACGGCGGTGACGTCGGGCAGCTGCTTGAGCGTCCAGACCAGCTGGGCGGACAGCGCGCGCCGGGTGGTGTCGTCGGCCCCCAGGGCGGGCGCGGTGAGGTCGACGCGGGCGATGCCGTTCTCGATCGGCACCGCCTCCAGCGCCAGCTCGGTGCCGTCAGGTACGGCGGTGCGCACCGCCGGCGCCAGCCAGCGGGTCGGACCGGACAGGACGGCGGCCGCCAGCGTCGTCGCCAGGCCGGGCCCGATCACGGGGATGGTGCGCGGGTCCGGGACCAGGATCGAGAACGCCGGGTCGAAGAAGTACACGTCGTACGTCCGGAACGCCCGCTCGACGTCCGAGCGGGACAGCACCAGGCCCGGCGGGAGCGCGGTGATGCGCCACTCGCCGTCCACCTGCGCGAGCACCAGCTCCTCGGACAGCTCCCGTCCGGGCGGGGCGACCTCGAACCGCCCGTCGGCCGAGATCGTCCCCACCAGGCCGCCGGTGGCCGACACCCGGCCGGTCTCGGTCTCCTCCAGCGTGAGCCCCGGGCTGTCGTACACGCGGACGCCGGCGGAGGGGTCCCAGGCCGGGCGGATCGGGGGCGCGAGGTACTCCCGGGCCACCGCGTGGTCGCCGTCGAAGGAGGCCGAGGCCTCCAGGAACCCCTCGACCACCTGCGTCGGCGTCATCCCCGGCCGGGGCGGTCGCGCGATCACCCGGATGAACTGGTCCTCCGGGTCCAGACCGATCTGGGCGCCCTGCTCGATCGGCCCGCTGGTCGGGATCGAGGAGCACCCGGCAAGAAGCGTCGCCACGGCGACCACGACGGCCAGCACCGCCGCGAGCGGTCGCCGCGG contains:
- the rpmG gene encoding 50S ribosomal protein L33, translated to MAKATDVRPKITLACQDCKNRNYITKKNRRNDPDRLEVKKFCPTCNKHTVHKETR
- a CDS encoding LpqB family beta-propeller domain-containing protein → MSRNRPRRPLAAVLAVVVAVATLLAGCSSIPTSGPIEQGAQIGLDPEDQFIRVIARPPRPGMTPTQVVEGFLEASASFDGDHAVAREYLAPPIRPAWDPSAGVRVYDSPGLTLEETETGRVSATGGLVGTISADGRFEVAPPGRELSEELVLAQVDGEWRITALPPGLVLSRSDVERAFRTYDVYFFDPAFSILVPDPRTIPVIGPGLATTLAAAVLSGPTRWLAPAVRTAVPDGTELALEAVPIENGIARVDLTAPALGADDTTRRALSAQLVWTLKQLPDVTAVDLTVSGQPYVVPGATSPQPRDSWPNVDPAGLAPGTTPYVVRDQALLRLGTTGPQPVSGAAGEGDPPLGTVALSADGTALAAVSPDGARLYTGEVEPGGALTERLVSEGLSAPALDRTATAWTVDGTGVVQRVAADGTVTPVAVDGLPDDATVLDLALSRDGTRAALVLRRGTRTLLQVARIERRGADVRIAGPQRVETRLSEVDDVVWEGPETLAVLASDGAGPTQVFLVDVARGTLRALGAPEDPRYVAAAPAQPLLVGAGDGRVYQSSSGLWRPRTQGTAPVYPG
- a CDS encoding oxidoreductase: MPSLRPSRWTAADIPDLAGRRAVVTGASSGIGLEAAAELAGHGAEVTLAVRDAARGAAAAEEITRRFPGARVEVGLLDLADLGSVRAFARDWPAAHPGGLDLLVNNAGVMAIPRRESADGYELQLATNHLGHVALTLALLPALAERPGSRVVTVSSGAHRFGRIRFDDLMGLTSYSPWAAYGQSKLANLLFAFELQRRLEAAGLPVSSMAAHPGYAATNLQAVGPRMVGSRVREAAMGVANRVLAQSAAMGALPTLYAATEPGLPGGSYVGPDGFAEQRGHPRVVRASAAAYDEDAARRLWDVSLELTGADPGPLAP
- a CDS encoding pyridoxal phosphate-dependent aminotransferase: MTDAAPAPRISRRIGAIAESATLAVDAKAKALKAAGRPVIGFGAGEPDFPTPDYVVEAAAAACHDPKWHRYTPAGGLPELKEAVAAKTVRDSGYSVSAGQVLITNGGKQALYNAFAALLDPGDEVLLPAPYWTTYPESIALAGGVPVVVPTDESSGYRATVEQLEAARTPRTTMLVFVSPSNPTGAVYPPEQVEAIGRWAADAGIWVVTDEIYEHLVYGSARFSSMPVLVPELADRCVVVNGVAKTYAMTGWRVGWMIGPQDVVKAATNLQSHATSNVANVSQVAALAAVRGDLAAVEEMRVAFDRRRLTIVSLLNEIPGVTCPMPEGAFYAYPSVRGVLGREIRGRRPASSADLAALILDEAEVAVVPGEAFGTPGYLRLSYALGDDDLAEGVGRIGALLAEAQD
- a CDS encoding UDP-N-acetylmuramate dehydrogenase, with translation MARTSYAVPLAGLTTLRLGGPARRLVEVDTEADLVEVVSAADAAGEPVLVLGDGSNVVVSDDGVDGTVVAVRTRGVHAEVDGCAGAWVTVAAGEPWDDLVARAVAEEWSGIEALAGIPGRTGAAPIQNVGAYGQEVADTLARVRVLDRVERRVRMLPLAECGFGYRWSRFKAEPGRFVVLEVALQLRPGSMSAPVRYAELAARLGVGLGDRAPLGEVRDAVLALRRGKGMVLDPDDHDTWSAGSFFTNPVLDADAAAALPGDAPRFPVADGRVKTSAAWLIDRAGRGRGYGLAGRPAAGVSDKHALALTNRGGASTADLLALAADVRAEVARRFGVVLEPEPVLVGCDLGPL
- the nusG gene encoding transcription termination/antitermination protein NusG; amino-acid sequence: MSDVTPSPDDVPATDDLPAADAALDVEAAAVDDLAEAVAVAEVAEVAEALGVDDAVDAAEAALTDLAVAEEAHAEAEAALADGDLESAIDHEVVAAHAEAAAESLAAQAAEEVVEEVVAEAVAEEIVAEAVAEEIVAEEIVAEAEEDVDPVVAFRDAMRLAPGDWYVVHSYAGYENKVKTNLESRITSLNMEDYIFQVEVPMEEVTEIKAGQRKQVRRNKFPGYVLVRMDLTDESWGAVRHTPGVTGFVGHGHQPSPLSLDEVTAILAPEPEKKVGVAAAGPTGAPAEVVEVDFNVGDSVTVVDGPFATLHATISEINIEAQKVTGLVEIFGRETPVELAFNQIQKN
- a CDS encoding MaoC family dehydratase N-terminal domain-containing protein codes for the protein MALNPEFVGKTYPPSPPYEVGREKVREFATAIGDQNPAYHDVTAARALGHPDLVCPPTFPFVLGMRAMAVAMFDPDLGLNYARVVHGEQRFVYARPLCAGDEVTVTTSIEEIRQAAGNDLLTTRSEVDTVDGEHVVTLYNVIVSRGTAAGEEG
- a CDS encoding MaoC family dehydratase, whose product is MAASVTYDSVEVGTELPSRSFPVQRINLVMYAGASGDFNVIHWNERIAKSVGLPDVIAHGMFTMAQAGRVVTDWVGDPGAVVEYGVRFTRPVVVPDDDAGAVIEVSATVAEKLPDNLVRVALTATSAGQTVLAKAAAVVRLA
- the secE gene encoding preprotein translocase subunit SecE, whose product is MSDTGTTRPDRGGSSGSSGSGSKDLSFFQRIALFLRQVVAELRKVIWPTRKELITYTWVVIVFVLAMAGIVALLDYGFTRGVLAIFGG
- the rplK gene encoding 50S ribosomal protein L11; amino-acid sequence: MPPKKKVAGLIKLQIQAGQANPAPPVGPALGQHGVNIMEFCKAYNAATEGQRGQVIPVEITVYEDRSFTFTLKTPPAAKLILKAAGLEKGSGVPHKTKVGSITRAQVREIAETKMPDLNANDVDAAMKIIEGTARQMGVTVTE